A genomic stretch from Bosea sp. F3-2 includes:
- a CDS encoding GGDEF domain-containing protein, protein MDDEASVSARTNDLAERVVAAMRHHGSPSYPRAFEVWYAHLSGEMPAVSMAMNAIIAGNEGQVTAADIDSLYERFISTERFSRQAERTSLQVLGEIDAMMELVDKALGSSELYHGRLTAMSEDVPPMTDRQKLREWVEALVLSTREEVTRKAQLEAELRNSSNEIRNLREALESTRAEALTDPLTGLANRRHFEEMLQKSIDQATLRREPFALVMADIDFFKRFNDAHGHLTGDQVLRLVARTMKDKFKEKAVISRFGGEEFAIILPEADLIAGKFGAETVRQALLTRELIKRSTNENLGRITISLGVSSYRRGDTAGSLVDRADQALMQAKRDGRNRTVTEDVLETTSRVA, encoded by the coding sequence ATGGACGACGAAGCTTCGGTTTCCGCCCGCACCAACGATCTGGCCGAGCGCGTCGTCGCCGCGATGCGGCATCACGGTTCGCCGAGCTATCCCCGCGCCTTCGAGGTCTGGTACGCGCATCTGAGCGGCGAGATGCCGGCCGTCAGCATGGCGATGAACGCCATCATCGCCGGCAATGAAGGCCAGGTCACCGCAGCCGATATCGACAGCCTCTACGAGCGTTTCATCAGCACGGAACGCTTTTCCCGCCAGGCCGAGCGCACCAGCCTCCAGGTCCTCGGCGAGATCGACGCCATGATGGAGCTGGTCGACAAGGCGCTGGGATCTAGCGAGCTGTATCACGGCCGCCTGACGGCGATGTCGGAAGACGTGCCGCCGATGACGGATCGGCAGAAACTGCGCGAATGGGTCGAGGCGCTCGTGCTCTCGACCCGCGAGGAAGTGACGCGCAAGGCCCAGCTTGAAGCCGAGCTGCGCAACAGCTCCAACGAGATCCGCAACCTCCGCGAGGCGCTGGAATCGACCCGCGCCGAAGCCTTGACCGACCCGCTGACCGGGCTCGCCAATCGCCGCCATTTCGAGGAGATGCTGCAGAAGTCGATCGACCAGGCGACGCTGCGGCGCGAGCCCTTCGCGCTGGTGATGGCCGACATCGACTTCTTCAAGCGCTTCAACGACGCCCATGGCCATCTCACCGGCGATCAGGTGCTGCGCCTGGTCGCCCGCACGATGAAGGACAAGTTCAAGGAAAAGGCGGTCATCAGCCGTTTCGGCGGCGAGGAATTCGCCATCATCCTGCCGGAGGCCGACCTGATCGCCGGCAAGTTCGGCGCCGAGACCGTGCGGCAGGCATTGCTGACCCGCGAGCTGATCAAGCGCTCGACCAACGAGAATCTGGGCCGCATCACCATTTCGCTCGGCGTGTCGAGCTACCGCCGCGGAGACACCGCCGGCTCGCTGGTCGA